The Piliocolobus tephrosceles isolate RC106 chromosome 3, ASM277652v3, whole genome shotgun sequence genome has a window encoding:
- the C3H4orf54 gene encoding uncharacterized protein C4orf54 homolog: MLSFHFWESRGQPTDAASSVADGIQAPRCCRWCQANNWTGQLSYRTLATVSARAAAPQPQTTSTAPSRSLPTSLRLAAAPPQGLKNWEVVAAVAAVPTALGPVWTRGTLLRATLQPLRGRRRTQDFPSAHHCLFLSLKPGQGLMMEAAPPELNSKARQAEVGDGVSSAQDSQEPKQQLWPLPKPSASSQREAKYVEMCASAEVQRESPRTMKLTLGHCPGDQRASRSPKEKAQDEPSSQKCKTPSPQSNPASSELSRSQHSASEEGGNFSSSSSSSPMNKAEEDGLSKMEDSTTSTGAPATSSSSLGFETESGESEGCQPVGGEGEKISGGGGGGGKGGGGGGAGDGTECRDIIAKSQGSRDPPKVEEAHYITTHEIQLSEVEQDMDFDVGLASRWDFEDNNVIYSFVDYASFGGSDETPGDTTSLTEEDDDNSCYLSTTPSTNTTRTPSPTSSDLARPNAGHSGRDTSSTEVGSGPSDRGPTPPPTGPSTAPLTEALPETPEAASGAVAAAASSCGSAASQILLSIKPASRAINEPSNVRAKQNIIYAAKHEGDMSLRVSTAAEHNSSSLKQNPAAAVAQDHAKKFTAVPARLQTRCGAIRAKELVDYSSGASSAVSELDDADKEVRNLTSRAFRSLAYPYFEALNISSRESSATLSEVGFGRWSTFLDLKCGGVGARVEQSLLRSSAASVAAGLRKGSGARATADQLYIQSKKSQTKALEFVVSKVEGEIKHVETPLCFQKQVQTGSRVVTLLEPLNVRSESKASSAPGPGRTTKGPGKGPGSAYTDDGSETSDGSKPASRADGPQKSKFASSLLKNVISKKMQREHEFKMERGEVTDTSQHLAGTSKETEGAPGSERQRERGLQRQSSRHSEAGSEYTVVSVSDAGGEGSVAGSKSPVFKASTPRERSAGPSRNFSDGHTEVCEIKKSASETVKGIFLRSQNSAFRSWKEKEAEKREEQAPIGKLKLPKGGDWRADLGEISASKNTIMSRLFVPNIQQTPKDKPSGKQATKYPAAQATSTAVIRPKAPEIKIRLGSVQQPSSDFNIAKLLTPKLAGGSASNLFKTIEDNSRAQQKLFRGDNLEKVPHFQVRDIRDKSKAQGPLHQVRDVRKLIKGSGDSSDKGSVTPEQGLTGPKSRQLSAAAGGSGSLSPMVITCQAVVNQREDSMDREPRESMGKGGSGRVLNSSSPEGTVLVHRASGRLPVATIAPNKPEQGSYLPVLKIVSKASTQKTPEKLKEEEVKEEGKATKPARNALEKLTAAVRSMEELYSFNRNEWKRKSDPLPMMMDSHVLSLIASEEREGVVGAEGDHDKLSKRLGEVEERGTGNKAGVVLRGAPIERLQRRNSNPSAESVSARAAAFENLARERPRSLYIPHVHKDVERTQPLQPLPPLPSNRNVFTVSASSIQKTGGVAGKFPQGPSPESPSAAKGIKSQGLRSLKIPPATRTPPDEVTNRKSGSNVEKSNSDCENYLTIPLKGNSAAGEFLSRPGVSREGPPNSSAATLCSLPPLSARSQVPSSSKGSQVSGTSRPAWRTKPENPRETVAAPQGPQSPEHPPTTIYHQPPLPFTLQGAQPQVLCFSPPSMPAPAPAGSAPVPTDPFQQPQPQQTQRKMLLDVTTGQYYLVDTPVQPMTRRLFDPETGQYVDVPMTSQQQAVAPMSIPVPPLALSPGAYGPTYMIYPGFLPTVLPTNALQPTPIARTPGGGELSPMAAEPSSKEAAAAFTEAPYFMASGQSPASSSSSAPAATSQLVGAKGFAQLHGKPVISITSQPLGPRIIAPPSFDGTTMSFVVEHR; the protein is encoded by the coding sequence AtgctttcctttcatttctgggAGTCCCGGGGTCAACCTACAGATGCTGCTTCTTCCGTGGCCGATGGCATTCAGGCTCCTCGCTGCTGCCGATGGTGCCAGGCAAACAACTGGACAGGACAGCTCAGCTACAGAACACTGGCCACAGTCTCGGCCAGAGCAGCAGCCCCCCAGCCACAGACCACCTCCACCGCCCCATCCAGGAGCCTTCCCACCTCCCTCAGGCTTGCTGCGGCCCCGCCACAGGGGCTGAAGAACTGGgaggtggtggcagcagtggCAGCGGTGCCTACAGCCTTGGGGCCAGTCTGGACACGTGGGACCCTGCTTCGGGCAACTCTGCAGCCCCTCCGGGGCCGGAGACGGACCCAAGACTTCCCCAGTGCTCACCATTGTCTTTTCCTGTCGCTGAAACCTGGGCAAGGGCTCATGATGGAAGCTGCCCCTCCTGAGCTGAATTCGAAAGCAAGACAGGCGGAGGTGGGGGACGGGGTGAGCAGTGCTCAAGACAGCCAGGAGCCCAAGCAGCAGCTGTGGCCACTTCCCAAGCCTTCAGCCTCCTCCCAGCGAGAAGCGAAATACGTGGAGATGTGCGCTTCAGCTGAAGTCCAGAGGGAGAGCCCCCGGACCATGAAACTTACCCTGGGGCACTGCCCTGGGGATCAGAGGGCCTCTAGGAGCCCAAAGGAGAAAGCCCAAGATGAACCCAGCAGTCAAAAGTGCAAGACTCCAAGCCCCCAGAGCAATCCTGCCTCCTCCGAACTCTCTAGATCCCAGCACTCTGCCTCTGAAGAGGGTGGCAACTTCTcatcttcctcatcctcctccccgATGAACAAAGCAGAAGAGGATGGCCTTTCCAAAATGGAGGACTCCACTACATCCACAGGGGCTCCGGCCACCTCCTCTTCATCCTTAGGCTTTGAGACTGAGAGTGGTGAAAGTGAAGGTTGCCAGCCcgtgggaggagaaggagagaaaatatcaggaggagggggaggaggaggaaaaggaggagggggaggaggggcaggagatGGAACAGAGTGCAGGGACATTATTGCCAAGTCCCAGGGTAGCAGGGACCCCCCCAAAGTCGAAGAGGCTCACTACATCACCACCCATGAGATCCAGCTGAGTGAGGTGGAACAGGACATGGATTTCGACGTGGGACTGGCCTCCCGCTGGGATTTCGAGGACAACAACGTGATCTACTCATTCGTGGATTATGCTTCCTTTGGTGGCAGCGACGAGACCCCAGGGGACACCACCAGTCTGACCGAAGAGGACGACGACAACAGCTGCTACCTCAGCACCACTCCCAGCACCAACACCACCCGGACGCCCAGCCCTACCAGCAGCGACCTGGCCCGCCCCAATGCAGGCCACAGTGGCCGCGACACCAGCAGCACGGAAGTGGGCAGCGGCCCCTCTGACAGGGGCCCCACTCCCCCACCCACTGGGCCTAGCACTGCCCCCCTGACTGAGGCCTTGCCCGAGACCCCGGAGGCAGCTTCAGGGGCAGTAGCCGCCGCCGCAAGCAGCTGTGGGAGTGCAGCAAGCCAGATCCTCCTATCAATCAAACCGGCTTCCCGGGCTATAAATGAGCCTAGCAACGTGCGTGCAAAGCAAAACATTATTTATGCTGCCAAGCATGAAGGCGACATGAGCCTCCGCGTCTCTACAGCTGCTGAACACAATTCAAGTTCTCTGAAGCAAAACCCGGCTGCAGCAGTGGCTCAGGACCATGCAAAGAAATTCACTGCTGTCCCTGCTCGCCTGCAAACCAGGTGCGGGGCCATCCGGGCGAAGGAGCTGGTGGACTACTCCAGCGGAGCCTCCAGTGCCGTGAGCGAACTGGACGATGCGGACAAAGAGGTGCGTAACCTGACCTCCCGGGCCTTCCGGAGCCTGGCTTACCCCTACTTTGAGGCTCTGAACATCAGCTCCCGGGAGTCCTCCGCCACGCTCTCCGAAGTGGGCTTTGGGCGCTGGTCAACTTTCCTGGACTTAAAATGTGGGGGTGTTGGGGCCAGGGTGGAGCAGAGCCTCCTCAGGAGCAGTGCGGCCTCTGTGGCTGCAGGTCTGAGGAAGGGCAGTGGGGCCCGGGCCACTGCCGACCAGCTCTACATCCAGTCCAAGAAGTCTCAGACCAAGGCCTTGGAGTTCGTGGTTAGCAAAGTCGAGGGGGAAATCAAACATGTGGAGACGCCCCTGTGTTTCCAGAAGCAGGTCCAGACGGGCTCCCGCGTCGTTACCCTTTTGGAGCCCCTGAATGTACGCAGTGAGAGCAAAGCCAGCTCGGCCCCTGGGCCTGGCAGGACCACCAAAGGCCCGGGCAAGGGTCCGGGGTCGGCATACACGGACGACGGCTCCGAGACCTCCGACGGCAGCAAGCCAGCCTCCCGCGCTGATGGCCCCCAGAAGTCCAAGTTCGCCTCCAGTCTGCTAAAAAATGTCATTTCCAAGAAGATGCAGCGGGAACACGAATTCAAAATGGAGAGGGGAGAAGTCACGGATACATCCCAGCACCTCGCAGGCACCTCCAAGGAGACGGAGGGCGCCCCCGGGAGCGAGAGGCAGCGAGAGAGGGGCCTGCAGAGGCAGAGCTCTCGTCACTCCGAGGCCGGCTCCGAGTACACCGTGGTCAGCGTGTCCGACGCGGGCGGGGAGGGGTCCGTGGCGGGCTCCAAATCCCCGGTCTTCAAAGCCAGTACTCCTCGCGAGCGCAGCGCAGGCCCTAGCCGGAATTTCTCTGATGGACACACAGAAGTGTGTGAAATTAAAAAGAGTGCCTCAGAGACCGTCAAGGGCATCTTCCTCCGCAGTCAGAACAGTGCGTTCCGGTCATGGAAGGAGAAAGAGGCCGAGAAGCGGGAGGAGCAAGCCCCTATCGGGAAGCTGAAGCTGCCCAAAGGAGGCGACTGGCGGGCTGATCTCGGGGAGATTTCTGCCAGCAAGAACACCATCATGTCACGCCTCTTTGTCCCCAACATCCAGCAGACACCCAAAGACAAGCCGTCGGGGAAGCAGGCCACCAAGTATCCTGCTGCTCAGGCCACTTCCACAGCGGTGATCAGACCCAAGGCTCCCGAAATCAAGATCCGGCTGGGGAGTGTGCAGCAGCCGAGCTCAGACTTCAACATTGCCAAGTTGCTCACGCCCAAGCTGGCAGGTGGCAGCGCGTCTAACCTGTTCAAGACCATCGAGGACAATAGCAGGGCACAGCAGAAACTCTTCCGCGGGGACAACCTGGAAAAAGTGCCCCATTTCCAGGTGAGAGACATCAGAGACAAGTCCAAGGCTCAAGGCCCCCTCCACCAGGTGAGAGATGTCAGGAAACTAATTAAAGGGTCAGGGGATAGCAGTGACAAGGGCAGTGTTACCCCAGAGCAGGGGCTGACTGGACCCAAATCCAGGCAGCTGTCTGCAGCAGCTGGCGGATCTGGATCCCTGTCTCCCATGGTGATTACATGCCAGGCTGTAGTGAACCAGAGGGAAGACAGCATGGACCGAGAGCCCAGGGAGAGCATGGGCAAAGGGGGCAGCGGCAGAGTCTTGAATTCCTCCTCCCCAGAAGGGACAGTCTTGGTTCACAGGGCATCTGGCAGGCTGCCTGTGGCTACCATTGCCCCCAATAAGCCCGAGCAGGGCTCATACCTGCCTGTGCTCAAGATTGTCTCCAAGGCTTCCACTCAGAAGACTCCAGAGAAGCTCAAGGAGGAGGAGgtaaaggaggaagggaaagccACAAAGCCAGCCCGGAATGCCCTGGAGAAGCTGACTGCAGCCGTGAGGTCCATGGAAGAGCTGTACAGCTTCAACAGGAATGAGTGGAAGCGCAAAAGCGACCCCTTGCCTATGATGATGGACAGCCACGTGCTGTCGCTTATTGCCagtgaggagagggaaggggtaGTGGGTGCTGAGGGAGACCACGACAAGCTGTCCAAACGGCTTGGTGAGGTGGAAGAACGGGGCACAGGAAACAAAGCTGGTGTGGTCCTGCGAGGGGCCCCCATAGAACGTCTGCAGCGGAGAAACTCCAACCCCAGCGCTGAGAGTGTGTCTGCCAGGGCAGCGGCCTTTGAGAACCTGGCCAGGGAAAGACCCCGATCTCTCTATATTCCCCACGTCCACAAGGATGTGGAGAGAACACAACccctgcagcccctcccaccacTCCCCAGCAACCGGAACGTGTTCACTGTAAGTGCCAGCAGCATCCAGAAAACTGGGGGTGTCGCTGGCAAGTTCCCACAAGGGCCTTCTCCAGAGAGTCCTTCAGCGGCTAAGGGCATCAAATCGCAGGGACTCCGGTCCCTCAAGATCCCTCCAGCCACCCGGACACCTCCTGATGAGGTGACCAACAGGAAAAGTGGCAGCAATGTGGAGAAGAGCAACAGTGACTGTGAGAATTACCTGACCATCCCTCTTAAAGGAAACTCTGCTGCAGGGGAATTTCTTAGCAGGCCTGGGGTTTCCAGGGAGGGGCCCCCCAACTCCTCAGCTGCCACTCTCTGTAGTTTACCCCCGCTGAGTGCCCGCAGTCAGGTCCCCAGTAGCTCCAAAGGCTCTCAGGTTAGTGGAACCAGCCGACCAGCTTGGCGTACCAAACCTGAAAACCCCCGGGAGACAGTAGCTGCCCCCCAAGGGCCCCAGAGCCCTGAGCATCCCCCTACCACCATCTACCACCAGCCTCCACTGCCCTTCACTCTACAGGGGGCCCAGCCCCAGGTCCTCTGCTTCTCCCCACCCAGCATGCCTGCCCctgcacctgcaggctcagctCCAGTTCCCACAGACCCCTTCCAGCAGCCACAGCCTCAACAGACCCAGCGTAAGATGCTCCTGGATGTGACAACTGGCCAGTACTATCTGGTGGACACACCGGTACAGCCCATGACCCGGAGACTGTTTGACCCTGAGACAGGGCAGTATGTGGATGTGCCCATGACCTCCCAGCAGCAGGCTGTGGCTCCCATGTCCATCCCTGTGCCTCCCTTGGCCCTGAGTCCTGGGGCTTATGGACCTACCTACATGATTTACCCTGGGTTTCTGCCCACCGTACTGCCCACAAATGCCCTGCAGCCCACACCAATTGCTCGTACTCCAGGAGGCGGTGAGCTCTCCCCAATGGCGGCCGAGCCTTCCAGTAAAGAGGCAGCTGCAGCGTTCACTGAGGCCCCATACTTCATGGCTTCTGGTCAGTCTCCagcctcctcatcctcctcagccCCAGCAGCCACATCTCAACTTGTAGGGGCCAAGGGCTTTGCCCAGCTGCATGGCAAGCCTGTCATCAGCATTACTTCGCAGCCCCTGGGGCCACGAATCATTGCTCCCCCTTCCTTTGATGGCACCACCATGAGCTTTGTGGTAGAACACAGATGA